The following proteins come from a genomic window of Microbacterium sp. JZ31:
- a CDS encoding YHS domain-containing protein: MSSCCSTNNTNPAAESGGRENLLGGDSDDMTVCPVMVGTPVRKKTAEAVGLFRDYEGQRYYFCCAGCGPAFDADPAKFAANVA, encoded by the coding sequence ATGAGCAGCTGCTGCAGCACGAACAACACCAACCCGGCCGCCGAGAGCGGCGGCCGGGAGAACCTCCTCGGCGGTGACTCGGATGACATGACGGTCTGCCCGGTCATGGTCGGAACCCCTGTCCGCAAGAAGACCGCCGAGGCGGTCGGCCTTTTCCGCGACTACGAGGGACAGCGCTACTACTTCTGCTGCGCCGGCTGCGGCCCCGCGTTCGACGCCGACCCGGCTAAGTTCGCCGCCAACGTGGCGTAG
- a CDS encoding metal-sensitive transcriptional regulator produces the protein MPVGTDSQHHGYISDKDDYLSRMKRIEGQARGISKMIDDEKYCIDILTQVSALTRALQGVATGLLDDHLKHCVLDAAKLSDDEAAKKIKEATDAINRLVRS, from the coding sequence ATGCCTGTCGGCACCGATTCACAGCATCACGGCTACATCAGCGACAAGGATGACTACCTCAGCCGCATGAAGCGCATCGAAGGTCAGGCGCGGGGCATTTCGAAGATGATCGATGACGAAAAGTACTGCATCGACATCCTGACCCAGGTGTCCGCGCTGACCCGGGCCCTCCAGGGCGTCGCGACCGGCCTGCTCGATGATCACCTCAAGCACTGCGTCCTCGACGCTGCGAAACTCAGCGACGATGAGGCGGCGAAGAAAATCAAGGAAGCCACTGACGCCATTAACCGACTCGTTCGCTCCTGA
- a CDS encoding universal stress protein: protein MSTPRLLIAYDGSPNAKHAVDAAAALFPGARAVVFYARQPMESFAAHLQGHPALEKLDEIDRAAFDASEAIAAGGAVLAEAKGLTAEPLVSSTVATASEAIIDAADELDIELIVIGSRGQRGMRATVLGSTSTNVLHHTAHPTLVIPSDAVARARYAQRAAVA from the coding sequence ATGTCCACACCGCGACTGCTGATCGCCTACGACGGCTCGCCCAACGCGAAGCACGCCGTCGACGCCGCCGCCGCCCTCTTCCCCGGAGCAAGAGCCGTCGTGTTCTACGCCCGCCAGCCCATGGAGAGCTTCGCGGCGCACCTCCAGGGCCACCCCGCCCTTGAGAAGCTCGACGAAATCGATCGGGCCGCATTCGACGCTTCAGAGGCGATCGCCGCCGGAGGTGCAGTGCTCGCGGAGGCGAAGGGCCTCACAGCCGAGCCACTGGTCTCATCAACGGTGGCGACCGCATCCGAGGCGATCATCGATGCGGCGGATGAACTCGACATCGAGCTCATCGTGATCGGCTCCCGAGGGCAGCGCGGGATGAGAGCCACCGTCCTCGGCAGCACCTCGACGAATGTGCTCCACCACACCGCCCATCCGACCCTCGTGATCCCGTCTGACGCCGTGGCGCGAGCGCGCTACGCACAGCGAGCCGCCGTCGCCTGA
- a CDS encoding heavy-metal-associated domain-containing protein, producing MMSNDYQVTGMTCGHCEMSIREEVGEIPGVKDIQVSAETGKLSVTAEGEIDDAKVLAAVEEAGYSAVRV from the coding sequence ATGATGTCGAACGATTACCAGGTGACCGGAATGACATGCGGCCACTGCGAGATGTCGATCCGCGAGGAGGTCGGTGAGATCCCCGGAGTGAAGGACATCCAGGTCAGCGCAGAGACCGGCAAGCTCAGCGTCACCGCCGAGGGCGAGATCGACGACGCCAAGGTCCTCGCAGCGGTCGAGGAAGCCGGCTACTCGGCGGTGCGTGTCTGA
- a CDS encoding SDR family NAD(P)-dependent oxidoreductase, translated as MTTTLITGGNRGLGYEVARRLIGAGQAVWIGARDAAAGQKAADRLGAHFVPLDVTDDASVQAAVARMRAQVGHLDVLINNAGILGDVAAPEDMTADQLREVYETNVFGLVRVTRAFLPLLRKGTDPSVINVTSGMGSFALTHDPTRVESHYTLAAYGSSKSAVTMLTTQYAKTIPGVRFNAVDPGQTATDFTGHVGQSVAEGAEAAVRVATLGPATPTGTVTDRVGVLPW; from the coding sequence ATGACGACAACTCTCATCACCGGCGGAAACCGCGGACTCGGCTACGAGGTCGCCCGTCGTCTTATCGGCGCAGGCCAGGCCGTCTGGATCGGCGCCCGTGACGCGGCCGCCGGACAGAAAGCGGCCGACCGCCTCGGCGCACACTTCGTACCGCTGGACGTCACGGATGATGCATCCGTCCAGGCCGCCGTTGCCAGAATGCGAGCGCAGGTGGGGCACTTGGATGTCCTCATCAACAACGCGGGCATTCTCGGTGATGTCGCAGCCCCCGAGGACATGACGGCGGATCAGCTGCGCGAGGTGTACGAGACCAATGTGTTCGGGCTCGTTCGGGTCACGCGCGCATTCCTCCCCCTGCTGCGGAAGGGCACGGACCCCTCGGTGATCAACGTCACCAGCGGGATGGGGTCGTTCGCGCTGACGCACGATCCCACGCGGGTGGAATCGCACTACACGCTCGCGGCCTACGGCTCTTCCAAGAGCGCAGTCACGATGCTCACCACCCAGTACGCGAAGACGATCCCAGGCGTCCGATTCAATGCGGTCGATCCCGGCCAGACCGCGACCGACTTCACAGGCCACGTCGGACAGAGCGTCGCAGAGGGAGCGGAGGCGGCGGTGCGCGTCGCCACTCTCGGCCCAGCGACACCGACCGGAACCGTGACTGACCGGGTCGGCGTTCTGCCGTGGTGA
- a CDS encoding putative quinol monooxygenase — protein sequence MTVLWEAKARPGRESELKAFIAAAVTPSRNDPGNIDYEAHEVAGENGAFVIYERWETRALLDAHLTAPRMAALVPEMLELIDGSIEDGIRLLRPFRPAA from the coding sequence GTGACCGTCCTCTGGGAGGCGAAAGCCAGGCCCGGCCGGGAAAGCGAGCTCAAGGCGTTCATCGCAGCCGCGGTCACGCCGTCCCGCAACGACCCCGGGAACATCGATTACGAGGCCCACGAGGTCGCCGGCGAGAACGGCGCGTTCGTGATCTACGAGCGCTGGGAGACGCGTGCTCTTCTGGATGCCCACCTCACGGCTCCGCGAATGGCAGCGCTCGTGCCGGAGATGCTCGAGCTGATCGACGGGTCCATCGAGGACGGGATCCGTCTGCTGCGTCCCTTTCGGCCCGCGGCCTGA
- a CDS encoding low temperature requirement protein A has protein sequence MVNGRLRRRGDDAGAQRAATLELFYDLVFVFAVTQVSHLLLGHLTWAGAGQAAIVLLAVWWSWNYTTWATNELDPETDSVRLLLIALMLGSLLMAIAVPHAFGERGLLFATAYLAIQVGRHTFLTFVAADRGSIEREQAGRILAWFLAAGVFWIAGGLAEGASRAGLWLLALALDYIAPRILFPLPGRPRLPAGSWHLATGHFTERFGLIVIAAIGETIILTGATTAGRELDAATAAAFTSAFAGSAALWWLYFTSTRELGERFLDGEASRTGRARDLYTYGHVLIVAGIILTAVGDELVIAHPLEPLGSAQLTAVISGPLLFLLAQLALHLRATRRVDYARLAAVPTCAAIGLLGGQVPALVVGAALVAMLIAVALSDQVAARPARNRLGSLSRVFRLIRPDRRASR, from the coding sequence GTGGTGAACGGACGGCTCCGGCGTCGCGGCGACGATGCCGGGGCCCAGCGCGCCGCGACGCTGGAGCTGTTCTACGACCTCGTGTTCGTCTTCGCGGTCACTCAGGTCTCGCATCTCCTCCTAGGTCACCTCACGTGGGCCGGAGCGGGCCAGGCAGCGATCGTCCTGCTCGCCGTGTGGTGGTCGTGGAACTACACGACATGGGCCACGAACGAACTCGATCCGGAGACCGATTCCGTTCGCCTTCTGCTGATCGCGCTCATGCTCGGAAGTCTGCTGATGGCGATCGCCGTCCCCCACGCCTTCGGCGAGCGGGGCCTTCTCTTCGCCACCGCCTACCTCGCGATCCAGGTCGGCCGCCACACTTTCCTCACGTTCGTCGCGGCCGACCGCGGCAGCATCGAACGCGAGCAGGCCGGACGCATCCTCGCCTGGTTCCTGGCGGCGGGCGTGTTCTGGATCGCCGGCGGACTGGCCGAGGGCGCCTCGAGAGCAGGGCTGTGGCTGCTTGCACTCGCCCTCGACTACATCGCTCCTCGCATCCTCTTTCCGCTCCCCGGTCGACCGCGGCTTCCGGCAGGCTCCTGGCACCTCGCCACCGGACACTTCACCGAGCGGTTCGGGCTGATCGTGATCGCTGCCATCGGCGAGACGATCATCTTGACCGGGGCGACGACTGCCGGACGAGAACTCGACGCAGCGACGGCCGCTGCCTTCACAAGCGCGTTCGCCGGGTCCGCCGCGCTCTGGTGGCTGTACTTCACCTCGACGCGAGAGCTCGGCGAGCGGTTCCTCGACGGTGAGGCGAGCCGAACCGGTCGGGCGCGAGACCTCTACACATATGGGCACGTCTTGATCGTCGCCGGCATCATCCTGACCGCCGTGGGTGACGAACTCGTGATCGCGCACCCGCTGGAGCCTTTGGGAAGTGCACAGCTGACCGCTGTCATATCAGGACCGCTCCTGTTCCTCCTCGCGCAACTCGCGCTGCATCTGCGGGCGACGCGACGCGTGGACTACGCCCGCCTGGCCGCGGTGCCCACGTGCGCAGCGATCGGTCTGCTCGGCGGGCAGGTTCCCGCGCTGGTGGTCGGTGCAGCGCTTGTCGCGATGCTCATCGCCGTCGCGTTGTCCGACCAGGTCGCCGCGCGACCGGCCCGAAATCGCCTGGGATCACTATCGCGGGTGTTCCGTCTCATTCGACCTGACAGAAGGGCAAGCCGCTGA
- a CDS encoding DHA2 family efflux MFS transporter permease subunit produces the protein MRWWGLFLIALAQFMVIMDASIIGVALPRMQADLGFTPHDLSWVFNAYVIALGGLLLLGGRLSDLFGPRRMFATGWVVLAIGSLVAGLASNVPVELIGRVLQGAGSALIAPAALTLLMMLFGANPKELTKAMAFYGAAAPAGGTAGVFLGGVITEFASWPWVFLINVPIAVLVLIIMWKALPAGKLGARGSVDVIGALTVTLGLAALVYGIVRAEVAGWGSAETWVAIGIGVILLVLFLIIQRVKREPLMRLSIFRSPNLGAANLAQVLLGAAWVPMWFFLNLYLQQVLGFSAFPAGAALLPMTVLIMLGMIVLAPRIVAAVGPKVPIVLGLAVLAAGLGWMAFIRPEGNYWVDAFGPSLVVAFGQALAFIPSLQVAISAAPPEEGGLASGIVNTSYQVGSAIGLAVVSAVAAGFGAGQLGDPEALTQGYSAAFIAAGIIALLGAVLVPMFFRSKRSAHPLGRA, from the coding sequence GTGCGTTGGTGGGGCCTGTTCCTCATCGCGCTGGCTCAGTTCATGGTCATCATGGACGCCTCGATCATCGGCGTCGCCCTGCCTCGCATGCAGGCCGACCTCGGCTTCACCCCGCACGACCTCTCGTGGGTGTTCAACGCCTATGTGATCGCGCTCGGCGGACTCCTGCTCCTCGGCGGTCGCCTGTCGGACCTGTTCGGCCCGCGCAGGATGTTCGCCACGGGCTGGGTGGTCCTTGCGATCGGGTCCCTCGTGGCCGGCTTGGCCAGCAACGTCCCGGTCGAGCTGATCGGTCGCGTACTGCAGGGCGCTGGCTCTGCGCTCATCGCACCGGCCGCACTCACGCTGCTGATGATGCTGTTCGGGGCGAACCCGAAGGAGCTCACCAAGGCGATGGCCTTCTACGGCGCGGCAGCCCCTGCCGGCGGCACAGCGGGTGTGTTCCTCGGCGGTGTGATCACGGAGTTCGCGTCGTGGCCGTGGGTGTTCCTCATCAACGTGCCCATCGCCGTGCTGGTGCTGATCATCATGTGGAAGGCGTTGCCTGCCGGCAAGCTCGGTGCGCGCGGGTCCGTCGATGTGATCGGCGCCCTGACCGTCACGCTGGGCCTCGCGGCCCTCGTGTACGGCATCGTGCGCGCCGAGGTCGCCGGGTGGGGATCGGCGGAGACGTGGGTCGCGATCGGGATCGGCGTGATCCTTTTGGTGCTGTTCCTCATCATCCAGCGCGTCAAGCGCGAGCCCTTGATGAGGCTGTCGATCTTCCGCTCGCCGAATCTGGGTGCTGCGAACCTTGCGCAGGTGCTGCTCGGAGCAGCGTGGGTGCCCATGTGGTTCTTCCTGAACCTGTACCTGCAGCAGGTGCTCGGCTTCTCCGCGTTCCCGGCGGGAGCGGCGCTCCTTCCTATGACGGTTTTGATCATGCTCGGCATGATCGTGCTCGCCCCTCGGATCGTGGCCGCCGTCGGCCCCAAGGTTCCGATCGTGCTCGGTCTTGCGGTGCTCGCGGCGGGGCTCGGGTGGATGGCGTTCATTCGTCCTGAGGGCAACTACTGGGTGGATGCGTTCGGGCCCTCGCTCGTGGTCGCATTCGGACAGGCCCTCGCGTTCATCCCGTCCCTGCAGGTCGCCATCTCGGCTGCGCCGCCTGAGGAGGGCGGCCTCGCCTCCGGCATCGTCAACACGAGCTACCAGGTGGGATCCGCGATCGGCCTCGCTGTCGTCTCAGCCGTCGCCGCGGGGTTTGGTGCGGGACAGCTCGGTGACCCCGAAGCGCTCACTCAGGGGTACTCCGCGGCGTTCATCGCGGCAGGCATCATCGCTCTCCTCGGCGCGGTCCTGGTTCCGATGTTCTTCCGGTCCAAGCGCTCTGCGCACCCTCTGGGCCGCGCTTAG
- a CDS encoding metal-sensitive transcriptional regulator codes for MTSTTNATETGSAVCPSGEGSGQAVHGYISDKSRYNNRLRRLEGQIRGIDRMVDEDRYCLDILTQISAATKALEHVALGLLEDHLRHCVLDAALAGGPLREQTLNEAIEAISRLVRS; via the coding sequence ATGACGAGCACGACGAACGCAACCGAGACCGGCTCCGCCGTCTGTCCGTCGGGAGAAGGCAGCGGCCAAGCCGTCCACGGATACATCAGCGACAAGTCCCGGTACAACAACCGCCTGCGGCGCCTCGAGGGCCAGATCCGCGGCATCGATCGCATGGTCGACGAGGACCGGTACTGCCTCGACATCCTCACCCAGATCTCCGCAGCCACCAAGGCACTCGAGCACGTCGCCCTCGGGCTGCTCGAGGACCATCTGAGGCATTGCGTCCTCGATGCGGCACTCGCCGGCGGGCCACTCCGCGAACAGACGCTGAACGAAGCGATCGAAGCCATCTCACGCCTCGTGCGCTCCTGA
- a CDS encoding FAD-dependent oxidoreductase translates to MTAPHVLILGSGAAGTSAARTLVSRDDVRVTLVVRTGETPYTRMLIKGIAFGHTPPDAITLPLPQAKVIADTVIAVDTRAKKVTVASGAQLAYDVLIVATGSGPRSVPQDVLGSDGATGRGHISALHSLEDAVGIRDLLSGLRRPARVAIYGGGIIAAESASSLQADGHMVSLISRSVVPGIRAFGAPVAERLAADHAAKVQTRFGRTLRRVDETGSGVVIALDDDDVVLADFLLVALGTTAAAPAPWTGGIVVDDRLRAEEDHVYAAGGVATHQDETLGTWRLDHWEDAAAQGAHAAQVALHDLGIGDDPGAYLPRSHYLALVYGQVISGVGYTEGAATRLEAGDDFVVYHEIDGVLVGVTGIDAVGTVYPWGQRLYNVRV, encoded by the coding sequence ATGACCGCACCTCACGTCCTCATTCTCGGGTCGGGCGCCGCCGGGACCTCAGCTGCCCGCACCCTCGTCTCGCGCGACGACGTCCGCGTGACGCTGGTGGTCCGCACCGGCGAGACCCCTTACACGCGGATGCTCATCAAGGGGATCGCGTTCGGCCACACCCCGCCGGATGCCATCACGCTGCCGCTGCCCCAGGCCAAGGTCATCGCTGACACCGTGATCGCTGTCGACACCAGGGCGAAGAAGGTCACGGTGGCTTCTGGTGCGCAGCTCGCCTACGACGTGCTCATCGTCGCGACCGGGAGCGGGCCGCGCTCCGTGCCCCAGGATGTGCTGGGAAGCGACGGCGCCACCGGTCGGGGACATATCAGCGCGCTGCACTCCCTGGAGGACGCGGTCGGCATCCGAGACCTGCTGAGCGGCCTCCGGCGCCCCGCCCGAGTGGCGATCTACGGCGGCGGGATCATCGCAGCCGAGTCGGCCTCGTCGCTTCAAGCAGACGGACACATGGTCTCGCTGATCTCCCGTAGCGTAGTCCCCGGCATCAGAGCGTTCGGTGCGCCGGTGGCCGAACGCCTCGCCGCCGATCACGCAGCCAAGGTGCAGACCCGATTCGGGCGGACTCTCCGGCGTGTCGACGAGACCGGATCCGGCGTCGTCATCGCACTCGATGACGACGACGTCGTCCTCGCCGACTTCCTCCTCGTCGCTCTCGGCACGACGGCGGCAGCCCCGGCACCGTGGACGGGCGGCATCGTCGTCGACGATCGCCTCCGAGCCGAAGAGGACCACGTCTACGCCGCCGGCGGCGTCGCGACGCACCAGGATGAGACGCTCGGCACCTGGCGGCTCGACCATTGGGAGGACGCCGCAGCGCAGGGCGCGCACGCCGCGCAGGTCGCACTGCACGACCTCGGTATCGGCGACGATCCGGGAGCGTACCTGCCGCGTAGCCACTACCTCGCTCTGGTCTACGGTCAGGTGATCTCCGGAGTCGGGTACACCGAGGGAGCCGCCACCCGCCTGGAGGCGGGCGATGACTTCGTCGTCTACCACGAGATCGACGGCGTCCTCGTCGGCGTCACAGGCATCGACGCGGTCGGCACCGTCTACCCGTGGGGGCAGCGACTCTACAACGTGCGGGTCTAA
- a CDS encoding 2-oxo acid dehydrogenase subunit E2: MTEASMDGRRSEPIAFDAIRRAIAKRVTESAALPTFTATAIADVEALMTLRAEFNAQLGATGQKVSVNDFIVRAVTLALAHHPEVNASYSGEGRGQILMHDRINIGLAVDSPAGLMTPVLRDADQDSLTEIARKTRDVVTRARLRKLGLPDMADGTFTISNLGMFGVDHFAALIVPPQGAILAVGAAAEQLKMVDGKIVARRVLSCTLTADHRIIRGVLAARFLGTLTTLLENPKKLGRTPSGAH; this comes from the coding sequence ATGACCGAAGCATCCATGGACGGACGCAGATCGGAGCCCATCGCGTTCGATGCGATCCGGCGCGCAATCGCTAAGCGCGTCACCGAGAGCGCAGCGCTGCCGACTTTCACTGCCACCGCTATTGCGGACGTGGAAGCCCTCATGACGCTGCGCGCTGAGTTCAACGCTCAACTTGGGGCCACCGGACAGAAGGTCTCGGTGAACGACTTCATCGTCCGCGCTGTCACACTCGCCCTTGCACACCATCCCGAGGTCAACGCTTCCTACTCCGGCGAAGGACGCGGCCAGATCCTCATGCACGACCGCATCAACATCGGTCTCGCCGTGGACTCGCCCGCAGGGCTCATGACCCCGGTCCTCCGTGACGCCGATCAGGACTCTCTCACCGAGATCGCTCGCAAGACGCGCGACGTCGTTACACGCGCCCGGCTGCGCAAGCTCGGACTCCCGGATATGGCCGACGGCACCTTCACTATCAGCAACCTGGGCATGTTCGGCGTGGACCACTTCGCCGCGCTCATAGTCCCCCCTCAGGGAGCCATCCTTGCGGTCGGAGCTGCGGCAGAACAGCTCAAGATGGTCGACGGCAAGATCGTCGCGAGACGCGTTCTCTCGTGCACGCTCACCGCCGACCACCGCATTATCCGCGGCGTCCTCGCGGCCCGGTTCCTCGGCACCCTCACCACCCTCCTCGAGAATCCGAAGAAGCTGGGCCGTACTCCGTCCGGCGCCCACTGA